DNA from Sphingobacteriaceae bacterium:
AATTCCTGCAGCTTCTGGTACGTCTTGGGGAACTCAGCCTGGTACCGCAGGTAGTGGGGGATGGGGTAGCGCACGCCGCCCTTGTGGGTGCCCTCCAGGCCTTCCAGCAGTTCGGGCAGCCGGTCCCACGGGCAGGTGAAGGCCATCTCGTAGTCCTGGGTCTGGCCGAAGATGCGGTCGCCGTAGCAGGGCAGGATGTACTGGGGCTCGCCGGTCTGCATGGTGCGGACCACGATGTCGGCGCAGTCGCCCCGGGCGCTGGTGGTGGAGGTGATGGCGCCGCCCCGCTTGTACAAGGCGGCGGCGGTGAGCCGCATCACCTGGGCCGAGTTGCCGTACACCAGCAGCAGGTCGGGAGTGAAAGCGCACCGGTGGAGGGGCGCCACCACCACCGTTCCCGCCTCTGCCCGGGTGAACTTGGGCAAGGCTTCCTCGGTGATGGCCCCCTGGCCGCATGTCTCCACGTACATGCCGGCGGCCAGGTTGCCCTCCGTATAGTAGGGGATGGCATCTTCAAAGCCGAAGGCCACCTGGGCGATGGGGCACTGCATGTCTTCGTTGTCCATGGCCATCACCCAGCCATAGCGGCGGGCGAAGGAAATGCCCTGGCAGATGCTGATCTTCACCCCCAGGTCGGCGTAAGGCCGCTTGACCCGGGGCGGCAAGGGCTCGTCTTTGAAAATCTTGATTCCCACGGGGAACGTGTCGGGACGAATATGCTGGTCGATGGCGGCCGCCACCTGCTGGGGCTCCACCACGGCTGTCTGGCCCACCGATACCGACCTCCCTGGCTAAACTTGCTCGGATCAAAAACACGCCTATTTCAAACTACGCCTTCGTCACGAAACTACGCCTTCGGCGCGCCGGGAAGCCATTCCTGCGGGCAATCCATTCCTGCGGGCAGGCTTTGTCAGCCGTTCCAGCGGCGGGTGCCCCACAGGTAGTAGGCGGCGTAGCTTTCCCAGCCCGCCCAGGCGGCGGCCATCTCCCGCACTTCCTGCTCCGCCGGCCGCCGGTCCAAGCCGTAGGCCCGGGCCACGGCGTCCTGGAGGCCCAAGTCGCCCGCGGGGCAGATGTCTGTGCGCCCCACGCTGAAGAGCAGGGTCAACTCCGCCGTCCACGGGCCGACGCCCCGGATGGCGGTAAGTCGCTTGACGGCGGCGTGCAAGGAAGCGTTCTTTAGATCGTCACCGGGCAGTTCACCGTCGACGGCCAGGCGGGCCACCCCCGCCAGGTACTCGGCCCGCCGGCCGATCAACCCGCACCGGATCAAGTCGTCCAGGTCAGCACCGGCCACGGCGGCCGGGTGGGGAAAGGGCAGGGGATCGGGAAGGAAATCGGGCTCTGCGGCAGCCCGGGGAAAAAACTCCGTCATTAGCCTCAGGCGGATCTTGTGGGCGGCGGGGACGCTGATCTGCTGGCCCACGATGGCGTCGGCCAGCCCTTCAAACACCGAGGGCATGCGCAGGATGCGCAGGCCTTGAAACCGCTGCACCAAGCGGGCCATCACCGGGTCCCCGGCCACGGCGTCGGCCATGGCGGCCAAGTCGTGGTCGGCTGACACGATTTGCGCCACCGCATCCTGCAGGGCCTGGGCCACGGCACCGGAATCGGCGTCGGCACCGCCACCGGCAGCACCATCGTTACCGGCCCCAGCACCCGCCCCTGGGGCCTCACCCCTGAGGGGATACCCCTCCACCGCCAGGCGCCAGTCCTTGCCGTGGCGCCGGGCAGGGCCCAGGGTTAAACGCCACGGCCGGCGGCCCAGCCAGACCACCCGGTGCAGCCGGTCCCCCTCGGCCCGGTAGATGGGGTGGGCGTAGGCCCGGCTGGGATAGGTCATGGTCAGATGCCAGTCGAAGGGATCCTTTACGGGAACGGTCAGGCGGACAGGGGAGCGGGCGGAAAACATGATGCTGCCCCTAGCTGCCGGATACAGGATGGACCAGGAACCGTTCCTTGACGAACAACTCGCTGAACTCTTCCCGCATGCGCTCGTTCTTGGCCAGCCGCTCCTCCCAGCCGGAGGTCTGGGAGCGGTGGGCGCTGAAGGCCGCC
Protein-coding regions in this window:
- a CDS encoding DUF169 domain-containing protein encodes the protein MGQTAVVEPQQVAAAIDQHIRPDTFPVGIKIFKDEPLPPRVKRPYADLGVKISICQGISFARRYGWVMAMDNEDMQCPIAQVAFGFEDAIPYYTEGNLAAGMYVETCGQGAITEEALPKFTRAEAGTVVVAPLHRCAFTPDLLLVYGNSAQVMRLTAAALYKRGGAITSTTSARGDCADIVVRTMQTGEPQYILPCYGDRIFGQTQDYEMAFTCPWDRLPELLEGLEGTHKGGVRYPIPHYLRYQAEFPKTYQKLQE